In Silene latifolia isolate original U9 population chromosome X, ASM4854445v1, whole genome shotgun sequence, the following proteins share a genomic window:
- the LOC141620215 gene encoding uncharacterized protein LOC141620215, protein MGRSMKTFGLDRFREQLDADVQRTRDIEDALDAPIPDDCIACISSLNKDQQQILDTIMEHVKNDRPGAFFVDGPGGTGKTYLYNALFAEVHLMAKIVLPTATSGIAASNIPSGRTTHSRFKLPVDLDSSLSCDIPKQGSLAALLRAATLLIWDEASMARKENVEALDTLIRDLCDPDIIFGGKLIVFGGDFSQILPVVPHKSNREVVAYSLVSSKLWPQLTKFRLTENIRARQDPAF, encoded by the coding sequence ATGGGTAGATCTATGAAAACTTTTGGCCTAGATCGTTTTAGAGAACAGTTAGATGCTGATGTGCAACGGACGCGAGATATAGAGGATGCGCTAGACGCACCCATTCCGGATGATTGCATTGCTTGTATAAGCTCACTGAACAAAGACCAGCAACAAATTTTGGACACAATTATGGAACATGTTAAGAATGACCGCCCAGGTGCTTTCTTTGTTGATGGTCCAGGTGGCACTGGCAAAACATATTTATACAACGCTTTGTTTGCAGAAGTTCATTTGATGGCCAAAATCGTGTTGCCTACAGCAACGTCAGGCATAGCTGCATCCAACATTCCTTCAGGACGGACTACCCACTCCAGGTTTAAGCTACCTGTAGACTTGGACAGTTCACTCTCATGTGATATTCCAAAACAGGGGAGCTTAGCTGCTCTCTTAAGAGCAGCAACATTGCTCATATGGGATGAAGCTTCTATGGCAAGGAAAGAAAACGTTGAAGCACTGGATACGCTCATACGTGACCTATGTGACCCTGACATTATTTTCGGAGGGAAGCTGATAGTATTTGGGGGTGACTTCAGTCAGATCCTGCCTGTAGTTCCTCATAAATCCAATAGAGAAGTGGTGGCCTACAGCTTAGTGTCTTCTAAGCTATGGCCCCAATTAACCAAATTTAGGCTCACTGAAAACATTCGCGCTAGGCAGGATCCAGCATTCTGA
- the LOC141620214 gene encoding uncharacterized protein LOC141620214: protein MYVKLENTRLEFIRNNQDTIRAELYKGLLDIIEAGESSAANVGRRVVLPANYIGGPRDMKRRYLNSMALVQRFGKPDLFVTMTCNANWPVTKKEMGEGEKAQISLI from the coding sequence ATGTATGTCAAATTGGAAAATACTAGGCTTGAGTTTATCCGAAACAACCAGGATACGATTAGGGCAGAGTTGTATAAGGGTTTGTTGGATATAATTGAAGCTGGCGAGAGTTCTGCTGCCAATGTTGGCCGAAGAGTTGTGCTTCCAGCAAATTACATTGGGGGTCCTCGGGACATgaaaagaagatatttaaattcGATGGCCCTTGTTCAACGATTTGGGAAACCGGACCTATTTGTAACCATGACTTGCAATGCTAATTGGCCTGTAACCAAAAAAGAAATGGGTGAAGGCGAAAAGGCGCAGATCAGCTTGATATAG